In a genomic window of Deltaproteobacteria bacterium:
- a CDS encoding cold shock domain-containing protein, protein MPDGTVKWFNDRKGYGFIEQEDGPDVFVHHSGINAIGFKSLNEGDRVSFEVEQGNKGPAATNVTKI, encoded by the coding sequence ATGCCTGATGGAACTGTCAAGTGGTTCAACGACCGCAAAGGGTACGGCTTCATTGAGCAGGAAGATGGTCCGGACGTATTTGTTCACCATTCGGGGATCAATGCTATCGGATTCAAGAGTCTCAATGAAGGCGACAGGGTAAGCTTCGAAGTAGAGCAGGGCAACAAGGGTCCTGCCGCAACGAACGTCACCAAGATCTAA
- a CDS encoding nitronate monooxygenase — MPLPALKIGNIVARIPIIQGGMGVGISLSGLASAVAEEGGIGVIATAMIGMNEPDIYANPLRANIRALKREIRKAREMTRGILGVNIMVALTNFADMVKTSIEEGIDLIFSGAGLPLDLPGYLKNMAATKLVPIVSSARAARIICKKWRAKFDCLPDALVVEGPKAGGHLGFKPEQLEDPHFALENLVPEVIEAVKPFEEKYHRAIPVIAAGGIYTGADICKFLRMGAAGVQMGTRFVATHECDADQRFKQAYIEAREEDLVVINSPVGLPGRAIRNEFITEVERGKTKPFKCPYQCLTTCDYKKSPYCIAFALMSAKKGNLKHGFAFAGQNAYRVEKITSVKELISSLLQEYETAAAQENSTASESTHQLTRIVQPSS, encoded by the coding sequence ATGCCACTTCCCGCACTGAAAATAGGAAATATAGTCGCCAGGATTCCCATAATCCAGGGTGGTATGGGTGTGGGCATCTCCCTGTCCGGCCTGGCCTCGGCCGTTGCTGAAGAGGGTGGCATCGGGGTTATCGCCACTGCAATGATTGGCATGAATGAGCCTGATATATATGCCAATCCCCTGCGAGCCAATATCCGCGCCCTGAAAAGAGAGATCCGGAAGGCGAGGGAGATGACCAGAGGCATCCTCGGCGTCAACATAATGGTAGCCCTGACTAACTTTGCTGACATGGTCAAGACTTCGATTGAAGAGGGAATCGACCTCATATTCTCTGGAGCCGGGCTGCCCCTGGATCTACCGGGGTATTTGAAGAACATGGCCGCCACCAAGCTGGTGCCCATAGTCTCTTCTGCTCGGGCGGCCAGAATAATCTGCAAGAAGTGGCGGGCAAAATTCGATTGTCTGCCGGATGCCCTGGTGGTTGAGGGGCCCAAGGCCGGCGGCCATCTCGGCTTCAAGCCCGAACAGCTGGAAGACCCACACTTCGCTCTGGAAAATCTGGTGCCAGAAGTCATCGAGGCGGTAAAGCCATTTGAGGAAAAGTACCACAGGGCCATCCCGGTAATTGCAGCAGGGGGCATTTACACCGGGGCTGATATTTGCAAGTTCTTGCGGATGGGTGCTGCAGGGGTGCAGATGGGAACCCGTTTTGTTGCCACCCATGAGTGTGATGCGGACCAGAGATTCAAACAGGCATACATTGAAGCAAGAGAGGAGGACCTGGTGGTTATCAACAGCCCGGTAGGGCTCCCTGGTCGGGCGATTCGCAATGAATTCATCACCGAGGTAGAGCGGGGGAAAACGAAACCCTTCAAATGCCCCTATCAATGCCTCACCACCTGTGACTACAAGAAAAGCCCGTACTGTATTGCCTTTGCCCTGATGAGCGCCAAGAAAGGCAATTTGAAGCACGGCTTTGCCTTTGCCGGCCAGAACGCCTACCGCGTGGAAAAAATCACTTCGGTCAAGGAGTTGATCAGCTCCCTGCTGCAAGAGTACGAAACCGCGGCTGCCCAGGAGAACAGTACTGCCTCAGAATCTACCCACCAGTTGACTCGCATAGTGCAACCTTCTTCTTGA
- a CDS encoding leucine-rich repeat domain-containing protein, whose amino-acid sequence MKKCLYFALVGVVASLLAVVPRVWAAIPAAERAALIALYNSTDGDNWTDNSGWKEPPLAADGFALPGTEGSWYGLHVGSSGGGDAVTEIALGDNNLAGTLPAELGDLSNLLYLYLNSNQLTGSIPATLGNLSKLYYLYLYDNQLAGSIPAELGDLSSLLYLYLDNNQLIGNIPAELGHLSNLQYLHLADNQLTGSIPASLGDLGNLLYFNLFNNQLTDSIPAELGKLSKLQYLLLSNNQLTGGIPASLGDLSNLQDLSLSNNQLAGSIPAALGNLNSLQYLYLSRNQLTGSIPAALGDLSNLLYLDLAYNQLRGPIPHQLGKLSELRGLYLQSNELMSRIPAEMADLANLVDGQLDLRWNHLFTRDDSLRTFLNTKQTWGDWQSYQTPPFAIVTPVLMEVLE is encoded by the coding sequence ATGAAGAAGTGTCTCTATTTTGCACTGGTTGGCGTGGTTGCGAGTTTATTGGCTGTCGTGCCTCGGGTGTGGGCTGCTATACCGGCTGCGGAGCGTGCGGCCCTCATCGCCCTGTACAACAGCACCGATGGCGACAATTGGACTGACAACAGCGGCTGGAAAGAGCCGCCCCTGGCAGCAGACGGCTTCGCCCTGCCCGGCACGGAAGGAAGCTGGTACGGGCTGCACGTTGGCAGCAGTGGCGGCGGTGACGCGGTAACGGAGATAGCACTTGGTGACAACAACCTGGCGGGTACGCTGCCTGCCGAGCTTGGCGATCTGAGTAATCTTCTGTACCTTTATCTAAACAGTAACCAGCTTACTGGCAGCATTCCAGCCACGCTTGGGAATCTGAGCAAACTTTATTACCTTTATCTATACGATAACCAGCTTGCTGGCAGCATTCCAGCAGAACTGGGAGACCTCAGCAGTCTGCTGTACCTTTATCTAGACAATAATCAGCTTATAGGTAACATTCCAGCAGAGCTTGGCCACCTAAGCAATCTTCAGTATCTTCATCTAGCCGATAATCAACTTACCGGCAGCATTCCAGCATCATTGGGAGATCTCGGCAATCTTCTCTACTTTAATCTATTTAATAACCAACTTACTGATAGTATTCCAGCAGAACTGGGGAAGCTCAGCAAACTGCAATATTTATTATTGTCTAACAACCAGCTTACCGGCGGCATCCCAGCATCATTGGGGGATCTCAGCAATCTGCAGGACCTTTCTCTATCTAATAACCAGCTTGCTGGCAGCATTCCAGCCGCGCTGGGCAATCTGAACAGTCTTCAGTACCTTTATCTCTCCAGGAATCAGCTTACCGGCAGTATTCCAGCAGCGCTTGGGGATCTGAGTAATCTTCTCTACCTTGATCTGGCCTATAACCAGCTAAGAGGACCAATCCCACACCAATTGGGGAAGCTTTCGGAGCTTCGAGGGCTCTATTTGCAATCGAACGAGCTTATGAGCCGCATCCCGGCAGAAATGGCAGATCTCGCGAATCTGGTGGATGGTCAGCTGGATCTGCGCTGGAACCATCTTTTTACAAGGGATGATTCCCTGCGCACTTTTCTCAACACAAAGCAGACCTGGGGTGATTGGCAGAGTTATCAAACCCCGCCTTTTGCTATAGTGACCCCAGTGCTAATGGAGGTGTTGGAGTAG
- a CDS encoding VWA domain-containing protein gives MKLKGKLDLLHEITTKLDQEFLDTRKNILRTGDRISLISFDEQARLEATSLYQTESDLALIRDKLQALNKRSGSLTFISEAIVKAVDVVNKYDKFFPTNALYVFTDGKSEPYSPRWPRKKIQQRKKRDAENFRKIALAGRNKGLNVWVGVLKWAAFKDARSLVGSMGKTGHLVDLTDFSRLSLEKALQDFARSVRAYVKVPALETVNLGTIPFKADSLYEKTISLPLITDKIEKAPPITGVVKFEPDNPSAVSSKGLIQVKTTEDRLVLDFRIANSAALKAGRYKGKVKLMPVGNSYGAVLIEPSQFEVRFKKSGAFSYYASRAALLFLFCSLVLLYLTSKIKRKIPLKV, from the coding sequence ATGAAATTAAAAGGAAAATTAGATTTACTTCATGAGATTACCACAAAACTGGATCAGGAATTTCTAGACACACGCAAAAATATTCTCAGAACAGGCGATCGAATCTCCCTTATTTCCTTTGACGAACAGGCCAGGCTCGAAGCTACCTCTCTATATCAGACGGAAAGCGACCTTGCACTCATCCGTGACAAATTGCAAGCACTAAACAAGAGAAGTGGCTCTCTGACCTTTATATCGGAAGCAATAGTCAAGGCTGTTGATGTAGTCAACAAATATGACAAGTTTTTTCCGACAAATGCGCTCTATGTTTTTACAGACGGCAAGTCAGAGCCCTACTCTCCCCGATGGCCCAGGAAGAAAATTCAGCAGAGAAAAAAAAGAGATGCAGAGAACTTCCGCAAGATCGCCCTTGCCGGCAGAAATAAGGGCCTCAACGTCTGGGTGGGTGTGTTGAAATGGGCTGCTTTTAAAGATGCCAGGTCACTGGTGGGCAGTATGGGCAAGACCGGGCACCTGGTGGATCTCACCGATTTCAGTCGGCTGTCGCTCGAGAAAGCCTTGCAGGATTTTGCTCGCAGTGTGCGCGCTTATGTCAAGGTTCCTGCCCTGGAAACCGTCAACCTGGGTACCATCCCTTTCAAGGCCGACTCCCTTTACGAGAAGACCATCTCCCTGCCTTTGATTACTGACAAGATAGAAAAGGCCCCACCAATCACCGGGGTGGTAAAATTCGAACCCGACAATCCCAGTGCCGTCAGCAGTAAAGGCCTCATCCAGGTGAAGACTACTGAAGACAGGCTGGTGTTGGATTTCAGGATCGCCAACAGCGCAGCATTGAAGGCCGGGCGCTATAAGGGCAAGGTCAAACTGATGCCCGTCGGCAACAGCTACGGCGCAGTCCTTATTGAACCATCTCAGTTTGAAGTCAGGTTCAAGAAATCGGGCGCCTTCTCGTACTATGCCTCGAGAGCAGCTTTGCTGTTTCTGTTCTGTTCTCTGGTTCTTCTCTATCTGACCAGCAAGATAAAAAGAAAAATTCCTTTGAAAGTATAA